Proteins encoded in a region of the Odocoileus virginianus isolate 20LAN1187 ecotype Illinois chromosome 9, Ovbor_1.2, whole genome shotgun sequence genome:
- the RAD21L1 gene encoding double-strand-break repair protein rad21-like protein 1 isoform X4, translating to MVVEALVQGEEPEILRRHSLFDDNILLSSSGLLLEHSSESPIGEKSLFCGSGDGFGDEGAAGEMIDNLLQDDQNILSEEMHLNIEISLLPEPPNTVVESDNPKCVCSPENEKMDETTVTKEEEDFTLDPIDTSDIAEKRKGKNRKLLIDPVKEISSKIMHRQLTSFTDTLMVLELAPPTQRLMMWKQKGGADTLLSTAAQDLTHAKLKMLFTKCFVSSGFKLGRKLIQKESVREEMRSENIVETSTMEEPNFLQELSQPKTWKEVTDGSKCSSHEDTNKDINSDEDIVEMVSSAAEESSSMNAILAQEIENCPMELESWGNEQSIEAERWNLRILQMLHSLQESNKMGMQYFSLMKLCRNSDRKQTAAKFYSFLVLKKQQAIELSQSAPYADIIATVGPMFHKM from the exons ATGGTTGTTGAAGCACTTGTCCAAG GAGAGGAACCTGAAATTCTCAGAAGACATAGCTTATTTGATGACAACATATTGCTGAGTTCCAGTGGTCTTTTACTTGAACATAGTTCTGAAAGCCCCATTGGAGAAAAAtctctgttctgtggcagtggaGATGGATTTGGAGatgaaggagctgcaggagaaaTGATTG acaaTCTACTGCAAGATGATCAGAATATCCTGTCAGAagaaatgcatttaaatatagaaatttcCCTGCTTCCTGAGCCTCCTAATACTGTAGTGG AATCAGATAATCCAAAGTGTGTGTGTTCacctgaaaatgaaaaaatggatGAAACTACAGtaacaaaagaagaggaagacTTTACCCTTGACCCAATTGATACTTCAG atattgctgaaaaaagaaaaggcaaaaacaggAAATTGCTCATAGATCCAGTCAAGGAGATTAGTAGCAAAATTATGCATAGACAGCTTACTTCCTTTACGGACACACTCATGGTTTTGGAACTTGCACCTCCTACCCAAAGATTGATGATGTGGAAGCAAAAAGGAGGAGCAGATACTCTTCTGTCAACTGCTGCCCAGGATTTGACTCATGCTAAACTGAAAATG TTGTTTACAAAATGCTTTGTGTCCTCTGGCTTTAAACTTGGAAGAAAATTGATACAGAAGGAGTCAGTAAGGGAAGAAATGAGAAGTGAAAATATAGTAG AGACCTCCACGATGGAAGAGCCAAATTTCCTGCAAGAGTTAAGTCAACCTAAAACTTGGAAGGAAGTCACTGATGGATCAAAATGTAGTTCTCATGAAGATACCAATAAAGACATTAACTCTGAT GAGGATATTGTTGAAATGGTGTCTTCAGCTGCTGAGGAATCATCTTCAATGAATGCCATCTTGGCACAGGAAATTGAAAATTGTCCAATGGAATTG GAATCATGGGGGAATGAACAAAGCATTGAAGCAGAAAGATGGAATTTAAGAATACTTCAGATGTTACATAGTTTGCAG GAATCCAACAAGATGGGAATGCAGTACTTTAGTCTGATGAAGCTCTGCAGAAATAGTGACCGAAAACAAACTGCTGCCAAATTTTATAGCTTTCTTGTCCTAAAAAAACAGCAGGCTATTGAGCTGAGCCAGAGTGCTCCCTATGCAGATATTATAGCTACAGTGGGACCAATGTTCCataaaatgtga
- the RAD21L1 gene encoding double-strand-break repair protein rad21-like protein 1 isoform X1, producing MFYTHVLMSKRGPLAKIWLAAHWEKKLTKAHIFECNLEITIEKILSPKVKIALRTSGHLLLGVVRIYNRKAKYLLADCSEALLKMKMTFRPGLVDLPKESFEATYSAITLPEEFHDFDTQTMNAIDVSECCIQNQSKPEEITLREDYGNDLLFHAGSFGEEPEILRRHSLFDDNILLSSSGLLLEHSSESPIGEKSLFCGSGDGFGDEGAAGEMIDNLLQDDQNILSEEMHLNIEISLLPEPPNTVVESDNPKCVCSPENEKMDETTVTKEEEDFTLDPIDTSDIAEKRKGKNRKLLIDPVKEISSKIMHRQLTSFTDTLMVLELAPPTQRLMMWKQKGGADTLLSTAAQDLTHAKLKMLFTKCFVSSGFKLGRKLIQKESVREEMRSENIVETSTMEEPNFLQELSQPKTWKEVTDGSKCSSHEDTNKDINSDEDIVEMVSSAAEESSSMNAILAQEIENCPMELESWGNEQSIEAERWNLRILQMLHSLQESNKMGMQYFSLMKLCRNSDRKQTAAKFYSFLVLKKQQAIELSQSAPYADIIATVGPMFHKM from the exons ATGTTCTACACACATGTGCTTATGAGTAAGCGAGGGCCATTGGCCAAAATCTGGCTTGCAGCTCACTGGGAGAAGAAACTCACAAAGGCCCATATATTTGAATGTAATCTAGAAATAACCATTGAAAAAATTCTTTCTCCTAAG gtGAAAATTGCACTGCGAACTTCAGGACACCTTCTTTTGGGAGTTGTTCGAATCTATAATAGGAAGGCAAAATATCTTTTGGCAGATTGCAGTGAAGCCTTGCTTAAAATGAAGATGACATTTCGCCCAG GATTGGTTGACCTTCCAAAGGAGAGTTTTGAAGCGACATACAGTGCTATCAcattgcctgaagaatttcatgattTTGACACCCAGACTAtgaa TGCTATTGATGTTTCAGAATGCTGTATTCAGAACCAAAGCAAACCAGAAGAAATCACACTTAGAGAAGATTATGGCAATGATCTACTTTTCCACGCTGGAAGCTTTG GAGAGGAACCTGAAATTCTCAGAAGACATAGCTTATTTGATGACAACATATTGCTGAGTTCCAGTGGTCTTTTACTTGAACATAGTTCTGAAAGCCCCATTGGAGAAAAAtctctgttctgtggcagtggaGATGGATTTGGAGatgaaggagctgcaggagaaaTGATTG acaaTCTACTGCAAGATGATCAGAATATCCTGTCAGAagaaatgcatttaaatatagaaatttcCCTGCTTCCTGAGCCTCCTAATACTGTAGTGG AATCAGATAATCCAAAGTGTGTGTGTTCacctgaaaatgaaaaaatggatGAAACTACAGtaacaaaagaagaggaagacTTTACCCTTGACCCAATTGATACTTCAG atattgctgaaaaaagaaaaggcaaaaacaggAAATTGCTCATAGATCCAGTCAAGGAGATTAGTAGCAAAATTATGCATAGACAGCTTACTTCCTTTACGGACACACTCATGGTTTTGGAACTTGCACCTCCTACCCAAAGATTGATGATGTGGAAGCAAAAAGGAGGAGCAGATACTCTTCTGTCAACTGCTGCCCAGGATTTGACTCATGCTAAACTGAAAATG TTGTTTACAAAATGCTTTGTGTCCTCTGGCTTTAAACTTGGAAGAAAATTGATACAGAAGGAGTCAGTAAGGGAAGAAATGAGAAGTGAAAATATAGTAG AGACCTCCACGATGGAAGAGCCAAATTTCCTGCAAGAGTTAAGTCAACCTAAAACTTGGAAGGAAGTCACTGATGGATCAAAATGTAGTTCTCATGAAGATACCAATAAAGACATTAACTCTGAT GAGGATATTGTTGAAATGGTGTCTTCAGCTGCTGAGGAATCATCTTCAATGAATGCCATCTTGGCACAGGAAATTGAAAATTGTCCAATGGAATTG GAATCATGGGGGAATGAACAAAGCATTGAAGCAGAAAGATGGAATTTAAGAATACTTCAGATGTTACATAGTTTGCAG GAATCCAACAAGATGGGAATGCAGTACTTTAGTCTGATGAAGCTCTGCAGAAATAGTGACCGAAAACAAACTGCTGCCAAATTTTATAGCTTTCTTGTCCTAAAAAAACAGCAGGCTATTGAGCTGAGCCAGAGTGCTCCCTATGCAGATATTATAGCTACAGTGGGACCAATGTTCCataaaatgtga
- the RAD21L1 gene encoding double-strand-break repair protein rad21-like protein 1 isoform X2, whose amino-acid sequence MFYTHVLMSKRGPLAKIWLAAHWEKKLTKAHIFECNLEITIEKILSPKVKIALRTSGHLLLGVVRIYNRKAKYLLADCSEALLKMKMTFRPGLVDLPKESFEATYSAITLPEEFHDFDTQTMNAIDVSECCIQNQSKPEEITLREDYGNDLLFHAGSFGEEPEILRRHSLFDDNILLSSSGLLLEHSSESPIGEKSLFCGSGDGFGDEGAAGEMIDNLLQDDQNILSEEMHLNIEISLLPEPPNTVVDIAEKRKGKNRKLLIDPVKEISSKIMHRQLTSFTDTLMVLELAPPTQRLMMWKQKGGADTLLSTAAQDLTHAKLKMLFTKCFVSSGFKLGRKLIQKESVREEMRSENIVETSTMEEPNFLQELSQPKTWKEVTDGSKCSSHEDTNKDINSDEDIVEMVSSAAEESSSMNAILAQEIENCPMELESWGNEQSIEAERWNLRILQMLHSLQESNKMGMQYFSLMKLCRNSDRKQTAAKFYSFLVLKKQQAIELSQSAPYADIIATVGPMFHKM is encoded by the exons ATGTTCTACACACATGTGCTTATGAGTAAGCGAGGGCCATTGGCCAAAATCTGGCTTGCAGCTCACTGGGAGAAGAAACTCACAAAGGCCCATATATTTGAATGTAATCTAGAAATAACCATTGAAAAAATTCTTTCTCCTAAG gtGAAAATTGCACTGCGAACTTCAGGACACCTTCTTTTGGGAGTTGTTCGAATCTATAATAGGAAGGCAAAATATCTTTTGGCAGATTGCAGTGAAGCCTTGCTTAAAATGAAGATGACATTTCGCCCAG GATTGGTTGACCTTCCAAAGGAGAGTTTTGAAGCGACATACAGTGCTATCAcattgcctgaagaatttcatgattTTGACACCCAGACTAtgaa TGCTATTGATGTTTCAGAATGCTGTATTCAGAACCAAAGCAAACCAGAAGAAATCACACTTAGAGAAGATTATGGCAATGATCTACTTTTCCACGCTGGAAGCTTTG GAGAGGAACCTGAAATTCTCAGAAGACATAGCTTATTTGATGACAACATATTGCTGAGTTCCAGTGGTCTTTTACTTGAACATAGTTCTGAAAGCCCCATTGGAGAAAAAtctctgttctgtggcagtggaGATGGATTTGGAGatgaaggagctgcaggagaaaTGATTG acaaTCTACTGCAAGATGATCAGAATATCCTGTCAGAagaaatgcatttaaatatagaaatttcCCTGCTTCCTGAGCCTCCTAATACTGTAGTGG atattgctgaaaaaagaaaaggcaaaaacaggAAATTGCTCATAGATCCAGTCAAGGAGATTAGTAGCAAAATTATGCATAGACAGCTTACTTCCTTTACGGACACACTCATGGTTTTGGAACTTGCACCTCCTACCCAAAGATTGATGATGTGGAAGCAAAAAGGAGGAGCAGATACTCTTCTGTCAACTGCTGCCCAGGATTTGACTCATGCTAAACTGAAAATG TTGTTTACAAAATGCTTTGTGTCCTCTGGCTTTAAACTTGGAAGAAAATTGATACAGAAGGAGTCAGTAAGGGAAGAAATGAGAAGTGAAAATATAGTAG AGACCTCCACGATGGAAGAGCCAAATTTCCTGCAAGAGTTAAGTCAACCTAAAACTTGGAAGGAAGTCACTGATGGATCAAAATGTAGTTCTCATGAAGATACCAATAAAGACATTAACTCTGAT GAGGATATTGTTGAAATGGTGTCTTCAGCTGCTGAGGAATCATCTTCAATGAATGCCATCTTGGCACAGGAAATTGAAAATTGTCCAATGGAATTG GAATCATGGGGGAATGAACAAAGCATTGAAGCAGAAAGATGGAATTTAAGAATACTTCAGATGTTACATAGTTTGCAG GAATCCAACAAGATGGGAATGCAGTACTTTAGTCTGATGAAGCTCTGCAGAAATAGTGACCGAAAACAAACTGCTGCCAAATTTTATAGCTTTCTTGTCCTAAAAAAACAGCAGGCTATTGAGCTGAGCCAGAGTGCTCCCTATGCAGATATTATAGCTACAGTGGGACCAATGTTCCataaaatgtga
- the RAD21L1 gene encoding double-strand-break repair protein rad21-like protein 1 isoform X3, whose translation MNAIDVSECCIQNQSKPEEITLREDYGNDLLFHAGSFGEEPEILRRHSLFDDNILLSSSGLLLEHSSESPIGEKSLFCGSGDGFGDEGAAGEMIDNLLQDDQNILSEEMHLNIEISLLPEPPNTVVESDNPKCVCSPENEKMDETTVTKEEEDFTLDPIDTSDIAEKRKGKNRKLLIDPVKEISSKIMHRQLTSFTDTLMVLELAPPTQRLMMWKQKGGADTLLSTAAQDLTHAKLKMLFTKCFVSSGFKLGRKLIQKESVREEMRSENIVETSTMEEPNFLQELSQPKTWKEVTDGSKCSSHEDTNKDINSDEDIVEMVSSAAEESSSMNAILAQEIENCPMELESWGNEQSIEAERWNLRILQMLHSLQESNKMGMQYFSLMKLCRNSDRKQTAAKFYSFLVLKKQQAIELSQSAPYADIIATVGPMFHKM comes from the exons Atgaa TGCTATTGATGTTTCAGAATGCTGTATTCAGAACCAAAGCAAACCAGAAGAAATCACACTTAGAGAAGATTATGGCAATGATCTACTTTTCCACGCTGGAAGCTTTG GAGAGGAACCTGAAATTCTCAGAAGACATAGCTTATTTGATGACAACATATTGCTGAGTTCCAGTGGTCTTTTACTTGAACATAGTTCTGAAAGCCCCATTGGAGAAAAAtctctgttctgtggcagtggaGATGGATTTGGAGatgaaggagctgcaggagaaaTGATTG acaaTCTACTGCAAGATGATCAGAATATCCTGTCAGAagaaatgcatttaaatatagaaatttcCCTGCTTCCTGAGCCTCCTAATACTGTAGTGG AATCAGATAATCCAAAGTGTGTGTGTTCacctgaaaatgaaaaaatggatGAAACTACAGtaacaaaagaagaggaagacTTTACCCTTGACCCAATTGATACTTCAG atattgctgaaaaaagaaaaggcaaaaacaggAAATTGCTCATAGATCCAGTCAAGGAGATTAGTAGCAAAATTATGCATAGACAGCTTACTTCCTTTACGGACACACTCATGGTTTTGGAACTTGCACCTCCTACCCAAAGATTGATGATGTGGAAGCAAAAAGGAGGAGCAGATACTCTTCTGTCAACTGCTGCCCAGGATTTGACTCATGCTAAACTGAAAATG TTGTTTACAAAATGCTTTGTGTCCTCTGGCTTTAAACTTGGAAGAAAATTGATACAGAAGGAGTCAGTAAGGGAAGAAATGAGAAGTGAAAATATAGTAG AGACCTCCACGATGGAAGAGCCAAATTTCCTGCAAGAGTTAAGTCAACCTAAAACTTGGAAGGAAGTCACTGATGGATCAAAATGTAGTTCTCATGAAGATACCAATAAAGACATTAACTCTGAT GAGGATATTGTTGAAATGGTGTCTTCAGCTGCTGAGGAATCATCTTCAATGAATGCCATCTTGGCACAGGAAATTGAAAATTGTCCAATGGAATTG GAATCATGGGGGAATGAACAAAGCATTGAAGCAGAAAGATGGAATTTAAGAATACTTCAGATGTTACATAGTTTGCAG GAATCCAACAAGATGGGAATGCAGTACTTTAGTCTGATGAAGCTCTGCAGAAATAGTGACCGAAAACAAACTGCTGCCAAATTTTATAGCTTTCTTGTCCTAAAAAAACAGCAGGCTATTGAGCTGAGCCAGAGTGCTCCCTATGCAGATATTATAGCTACAGTGGGACCAATGTTCCataaaatgtga